In the Paramisgurnus dabryanus chromosome 5, PD_genome_1.1, whole genome shotgun sequence genome, one interval contains:
- the aqp3a gene encoding aquaporin-3a, with product MGTQKAMLEKIMQTMHVRNKLLRQGLAECLGTLILVMFGCGAVAQVTLSEGSHGLFLTVNLAFGFAATLGILVCGQVSGGHLNPAVTFALCLLGREKWRKFPVYFFFQTLGSFLGAAIIFAEYHDAMYDYAGETNELVVIGNHSTAGIFATYPSKHLTLLNGFFDQVIGTSSLIVCILAIVDPYNNPIPPGLEAFTVGFSVLVIGLSMGFNSGYAVNPARDFGPRLFTSMAGWGLEVFTARDCWFLVPIFAPFLGSIIGVIVYQLMVGWHVEAEAWIKKNKFMEENVKLNDVTSKDGSG from the exons ATGGGAACGCAGAAGGCCATGCTGGAAAAGATTATGCAGACTATGCATGTTCGCAACAAGCTACTGCGCCAGGGATTGGCTGAATGTTTGGGAACTCTAATCTTAGTG atgTTTGGTTGTGGTGCCGTGGCCCAAGTCACACTGAGTGAAGGATCTCACGGTCTCTTTCTGACTGTAAACCTGGCTTTTGGGTTTGCCGCCACCCTTGGAATTTTGGTCTGTGGCCAAGTGTCAG GGGGCCATTTAAATCCAGCTGTTACATTTGCTCTCTGCCTCTTGGGAAGAGAAAAATGGAGAAAGTTCCCTGTTTACTTCTTCTTTCAAACATTAGGATCATTCTTGGGTGCTGCAATTATTTTCGCTGAGTACCATG ATGCAATGTATGACTATGCTGGTGAAACAAATGAATTGGTTGTAATTGGAAATCATTCCACTGCTGGAATTTTTGCTACGTACCCCAGCAAGCATCTTACCCTCCTTAATGGATTTTTTGACCAG GTTATAGGCACATCGTCTCTCATCGTCTGCATCCTAGCCATTGTTGATCCGTACAACAACCCAATCCCTCCAGGTCTTGAGGCCTTCACCGTTGGTTTTAGCGTCCTTGTCATTGGCCTCTCCATGGGATTCAATTCCGGTTATGCTGTGAATCCAGCCAGAGATTTTGGACCCCGCCTTTTCACCTCCATGGCCGGCTGGGGCCTCGAAGTCTTTAC TGCCAGGGATTGTTGGTTTTTGGTGCCCATCTTTGCTCCCTTCCTGGGATCCATCATTGGCGTGATTGTGTACCAGTTGATGGTGGGGTGGCACGTGGAGGCAGAAGCGTggatcaagaaaaataaatttATGGAGGAGAATGTGAAGCTTAATGATGTCACCAGTAAGGATGGATCTGGGTGA